The sequence TTATCATGAGTATGATGTGTCAAATACCATAGCATTAGTTTTACCCTAATACACTCACTGTCACACTAGTcgaaataattatgatgtcttgaaaggctatatatagctattacagagggggataggacctttattggGACTCTGGGATCATGGTTTTAAAGCTcgggatttcaggattgaccattaCATGATCCAAGGAATTTTTTTCGAATTACGCTTCTTGATACTTCTTGTCTGTAATAAGTGAGACCCTCCAATATAAAAATGTACCTCTAAAAGCAGTTTcaatacaatttggttgaataaTAATACACCTTTTCACTATTTGTCCGctattactggatatcacacaggttcccgtaaaattttgaattcataaaacaaaatatctgacgcaaCAATTaaggaaaagtgattgttgtatgcctTCAAAAGTTCAAGCAGCCAGTCAGCTGGGAATACACCGAATAGCGATAAGGggtatcatcatgatcatgacaatgttaaactaggaattattttatttttaacgacAATAATAATTTGGAATATCAAAATCTTTGGGATATAAAAGTTTTGTCAatataagtattaaaatttaaacttgagGTAAAAGTTAAAAGTAACAAATAAATGACCTTTTTATTGGCAAATCCTTTATTTCCTTGGATGTGATGAAAAGGTCTTGcagtgacaaataaaaataatatatagtttATGACAGCCATTGACAGGGGACATTATTATTAAGGATAAAGGTCAAGGTATACATGACACAGTGTTCTTATTTTTAACATCCATATTTCAAGTTATCATAAGCCTATGtcatatgagaaaaaaaaattctggacTGTCACTCATAAATGTAATTACCAGAACAAACCAAGCATTTTTACTGAAGTCAATTGTCACTGTCACATGAAGGTCATGATGATATGCCACACACCATCTTAAGGTTGGCACTTGTACAAATTCTTGACAAAtatcatattattatatatactttattctgaaagcaatacagcttataggATACATAAGCCAGtgtcaaaacataaaaagtaaTTGCTAACACAGAATTGTAGGAGAAGCATAACCTGAAGAAGAAAAACTACTGATCATCATTCATCATAATGTTTGTGATAAGATTATTGTTTAAGCtcctttatttcaaataaaggcTTGGCAAACATACCGTAAAAatccaattaaaacaatatgcatGTACTTAACCATATCCATACCATAAAATGCTGACTATCTGTCCAACTTTATTTTTTGAGaagattgaaaaaatatattttgacattgtatcaattctttacttatttatttacaggAAATTATTTGTTCAACATATTCAAAGACTATAGAGCAGTATTTGACGAGACAATACAAGATATCAAAAATCGTCCGGTGAAGGCATCATTTTATGGATCTTTGTTAGCTACTAGCATTGTCATGCTGAAAACTAATCCGTCAGAACAAAATTTTCAATCAGAAATTTTAGAGTGTTCAAATTCCATATCCATGGTTGGTGAGTTGATACGTAACCCACAATCAGACAATCATGTGACCACATTGATGACAGCTATGAAAGATAATACGATGAAAGTTCgaaacttgaaattttttacTGTAGTATCGATGAGAGAATATCCGATTCATTCTGGTTTGTTTGAAGCCAATTGTACCTATGCCAAACCACACTGGACAAAATGGCACAAGTCAATAGTTGATATTGGTATATTTGGTAGATGGGTATATCTAAATAAAGCTATGAAAGACTATGATGTAAACCCAGACGAATGGTTACCTGATGGACAacctaaaattaaaactaaaatgcTTCCTTAtgattgattttaataaaaaaaataaaaagtttttcatatattgttttaatatgaatttacatgtatacaatcATACTTATAGATGTGATTGTTAGAAAGGCAAGTAGAAAACTTCAGTATGCAGTTAAGGTTTTAGGCTTAAAAAATACTTGTTCACAAATCAAGTAGATGAAATTTTAGTTTGTTGAAAATACATTCATCTAATTGACAAATTTTCTCTTGAAGTTTAAACTTTTATTGCACCATAAAGTGGCTACACTCTCATAATTTATTGAAGTGAAATGAATATATGTAAATTAAGAGAATAAGTTTTATTGTCAATGAGACTACTTTCCACCTAAGTTCAAATGATATGTGGATGTAATCAATTATAGGTACTGTTAGTGTACACTACCTTCAAAAAGGCGACAATTCATATTGTATATTCagctataaattaagtttgtcCTGTCTTCTTAATTGTGACAACTAAAGtataatatatgatttattttaacccccccccccccttttcctcCTCCTtcataaatggaaaaattgctgaatttttcgcTTCTGTTCCCTAACTTAAGTTAACCTCAAACAAATGTtctaaaacttatacacaatgcttattaccacaaaatacaaaTCAGGTATGAAGATTGGGggtgtcacttttactgttctgaAGTTAtccccctttacaaatggaaacaAATTGCTGAATATTTCGTATCTGTTCTCTAACTGAAGTTTGCATCAACCAAATACTATGAAACTTTTATACACAATACCTACATTGTATTGCCaaaaaactcagatcaagtgcAAATATGGGTagcgtcacttttactgttcttcagttatgtccctttaaaactttatatgatatacaAACAGGGGCATCATTTGTGTACCAtggacacatttcccatttatttcaaattcatatttgttGCCTAAGTTTGAAATGACTTTAAAGTTTATTACATATTATAAGAATATTGGCTTATTATTTATACAGCTACAAAACTTTTATATCAGAttcacacacacaaaaaactaaGAGTGAGACAATAAATGGAAAAAAGATGGTTTTAGAATGATGTAcacaaacataattaaatataagtGTCAGAAGAAACCAAGGGGACATTAAAAACTAATAAGTTGAAGGAAACCTGACATTACagtgacaaaaaaacaaaagttgtcGAAAAGAC is a genomic window of Mytilus trossulus isolate FHL-02 chromosome 1, PNRI_Mtr1.1.1.hap1, whole genome shotgun sequence containing:
- the LOC134721866 gene encoding mitochondrial import inner membrane translocase subunit Tim29-like; translated protein: MTSVSRLKSSSRIIGKIKPTVPTKLKGGKLERIGNYLFNIFKDYRAVFDETIQDIKNRPVKASFYGSLLATSIVMLKTNPSEQNFQSEILECSNSISMVGELIRNPQSDNHVTTLMTAMKDNTMKVRNLKFFTVVSMREYPIHSGLFEANCTYAKPHWTKWHKSIVDIGIFGRWVYLNKAMKDYDVNPDEWLPDGQPKIKTKMLPYD